Genomic segment of Synechococcus sp. A15-28:
GCCTGCCATCGACGGCGATGAGCTCATCGCCGGGAACCAAGGCCGCTGCTCGCCCTGGGCCGTCCACTGCAGCCCGCTTGACAACAACGCGGCCGTTCATATCCGCCAAGGTCAGTCCGAGATCAGGTCTTTTCAGGGGCACAGGATCGAATCGCGCTCCAATCAGGCCTGCAATGTCCTGAAGCGGAAGGGAATCAGGACGATCCAGCCAGCGATCGAGATCTTCGGCGAGTTCAGGATCAATGGCCTTCAGCAACAGCGTCAGATCCCCGCGGACAAAGCCTCGACCCACCTGGCCATGGGTCTTCCACAGAGCCCGGAGCTGTTCCGCCAGGGAGCTACCGCGTTGCCGAAGCCGCACATCAAGACAGAACGCGCTCGCTGCCCCGAGGCGGTAGTAGCTGATTTGGCTGTCGATGGAGACCACTGTGGATTTGTACAACTTCACCCAGGCTTCCTCGGCACTTGCCGCAAGGGATTGCACGCGTCGCCCAGGAGCCATCAACACCCTGGACAGCTCATCGCCGAGATCCTGCAGCAGGGTGGAGCGATCGCTGGTGCCCGCGAGCAGGGGCAGGACCAGATCGAAATAGCTGGTGATCCCTTCGGCGAACCAGAGCCCTTCGCTGACGACGGGATGGCCGTAGTCGTAAGGGCGGAATTCCTGCGGCCGCAGTCTGCGGACATTCCATTGGTGGAGATACTCATGCCCCACTAGCTGCAACAGCTGCCGGTAGCCATCGGGTTTGGAAAGAGCAGCCCAGTTGAACTGCAGCACAGCGCAGTGGTCGTGCTCCAGCCCTCCATAGCCGCTGTCGAGCATCTGAATCACAAGCTGATAGCGATCGCCCGCCGGTGGCGGTGTGCCCATCAACTGGCAGGTGGCTTCACAAATCCGCTCCACATCGGCCTTGAGCGTGGTGGGCCATCCCCCCGGCGGATCTCCCATCAACAGCAGCGTGTGCTGGTGGTCGAGAACATGAAAGGGCTGGCCATGGAATGGGCCGGCCTGGACAGGACTGTCCAGCAGCTCATCGAAATCGTTGGCACGCCATCCATCCCCTTCCCAGGAGAGGGGACAGTGCACCTGCCAGGTGTCAGCACAGCTGACACCGAGTCGATGGGGACTCCAGCGGCAGCCATCCAGCTCCATCACCACCGCAGCAAGGCTGAAGGACGCGAACTCAGGGTCGACAAAGGCCGTTCGAACGGTCAGGTCCCTCGCTTCCACCACATAGGTGAGGCGGTGCGGAATGGAATCGACGTGATCCGCCAACCATTGGTTGGGGGCCAGACGCCTCAGAGAAACGGGGCCTGTTGCAGCCGTCAACTCAAGACTGTGTAGGTGCTGAACCGGATCACGAATGGTGTATGACCCTGGCGTCCAGAGGGGAAATTGCAGGATCTGGCGGGAGGTGGACGGCGTCCACCGCATCGTCACCCTGATGCGTTGCTCCTCCGGACGAACGAGATCCAGATGAACGTCAACGTCGCCGTTCACCTCAGGGCGTCTCGATGGTCATCGTTGCGGAGGATCCGAAACCATCCATCGATTCAAGGGCGGCCAACAGCGCGTACTGGCGAGCCACCCGTTGAAGCCTGGCCTTGAGGCCTTGATTGCGGGCCAGTCGTTGCAGATCGCCGACCATGGTCACCTCCCCACCATCGTCACCCTGGATCCAGCCCAGGGATGGGGAGTCATCAGCCAGGGAGGCCAGGAGGTCCACCGGGTGGGACTTGCCGTTGAACGGGGCCATCACAGCGCCGATCACCACATCAAATCCTTCGTGGCGCAGAGAAGCTTCCAGCAGATCCGGTCGTGTGTAGACGGTCGGCAGGATGGAGAGATGGGACATGAACCGAATGCCCGCTTTTACAGACCCTAGCCAGCAGAGCCCATCTGACCAGGCCCTGATTCATCCAACGTCAGCACCAGCATTCGATGGGGCTCTCCCGATCAGGGTTGGCGTGATGGCATCAGGGAATGGGAGCAACTTCGAGGCGTTGGCAACGGCGATCCGGGATCGACGCATCAATGCCGAGATTGCTCTCCTGGTGGTGAACAACCCCGGCTGCGGAGCACAGCATCGTGCTGAACGGCGTGGCATTCCCTGGCAACTGATTAACCATCGGGATTACGACAGTCGGACCGCACTGGACCGGGACCTGGTGGATCGATTCCGAACTGCTGAGGTGGAGGGAATCGTGATGGCGGGCTGGATGCGCATCGTCACCGGTGAGTTGATCAAGGCCTTCCCCGATCGATTGATCAACATCCACCCTTCGCTTCTACCCAGCTTCCGTGGGCTTGATGGCGTTGGCCAGGCTCTCAAGGCCGGCGTCCGCCTTGCTGGTTGCACGGTTCACCTGGTTACCGAGGACCTGGATGCAGGCCCGATCCTGGTTCAGGCGGCCGTTCCGGTCCTGGAGACGGATGATCACGACAGCCTGTCCAAGCGGATTCAGCTGCAGGAACATCGCATCCTGCCGAGCGGACTGATGCTGGCGGCGCAGCGCTGGCGTCAGGGGTAAAAACTCTGCAAGGGCAGCCCTGTCTCCGGCGGCAGGCCATGCATCAGGTTCAGACACTGAACACCCTGTCCGGCCTGACCCTTGATCAGGTTGTCGATGGCACTCATCAGAATCATCTGTCCTGTTCTGGTGTCCACCTGAACGGACACCAAGGCGCGGTTGGTGTGACGTGCCCATTTCGTGGCGGGATACGTGCCCACCGGCAGAACGGACACGCAGGGGTGGTGCCGATACACCGCTTCGAGCACCGTGGTGCAGTCTTCAGCCGTCAGTCCGGGATCCCGTAGACGCGCATACACCGTGGACAGCAGGCCTCGCACCATCGGCACCAGATGCGGGGTGAACTGCAAACGAACATCCTGCCCGGCAACCTCCTGGGCCATCTGTTCGATCTCGGAGGTGTGGCGATGACCGATGACGCCGTAAGGGGCAATGGATTCAGATGCCTCCGCGAGCAGCATCGCCTCCTTGGGGACGCGCCCCCCGCCGGACGTGCCTGTCTTGGCATCAATGATGATGCCGTCGGTTTCGATCAGGCCCTGTTTCAGGAAGGGCAGCAACGGCATCAAGCTGGCCGTTGGGAAGCACCCCGGTGCAGCCACCAACATGGCCTCGGCGATGGCGGGCCCATGCCACTCCGGCAAGCCATAGACCGCCTCTCGGCAAAGGTCGGAGTCCTGTCTGGAGAGACGGCTGGCCTCCTGGGAATACACCTGACTCCATTGCTCCAGTGAGCGATATCGGAAATCTGCGGAGAGATCCACCACCCGCACACCCCGCTGCAGAAGCTCTGGGGCGAGCTGACAGGCCAGACCATTGGGGAGGCTCAGGACGGCGTAATCGGCTGCCTCGGCAATGCGATCGGGGTCAGCGGACTGCACGACAGGGTCATCCGGCAGCGGCAGAAAGGAGCAGATCGAACTCCAGCGTCGTCCCGCACTCCGTTCTCCGCCGAGGAAGGTGACCGTCAGAGACGGATGCCCCTGCAGAAGGCGGAGGGTCTGCAACCCTCCGTATCCGGAAGCACCGACCACTGCGACACGACCCTGGCCCTGGCCACCGCCGGCCATCTCGGAGATACGTGAGGCAGTGCTGCTTGCCATGGCGACGTCCAACCAGCAGTTGATCGTACAGAGATTGATAATGAATAAATTGCAGAACTGCAGGCTCCTGAACTCCAGTACCCCTCATCAGCAGGACGATCCGATCCGCTTCGACGACATCGCTGAGGCACTGACCGCCATTCGCAATGGAGCCTGCGTGGTGGTGGTGGATGACGAGCAGCGCGAAAACGAAGGAGATCTGATCTGCGCTGCCCAATTCGCCACACCGGAAGCAATCAACTTCATGGCGACCGAGGCGAGGGGGCTCATCTGTCTGGCCATGGAAGGAAAGCGGCTGGACGAACTTGATCTGCCCCTGATGGTGGATCGCAACACCGATGCCAACGAAACAGCCTTCACGGTGAGCATTGATGCCGGAGCCGAGCACGGTGTCAGCACCGGCATCTCCGCTGAAGATCGTGCCCGAACGATTCAGGTCGCCCTCAATCCGAAGACCCGCCCTGCGGAGTTGCGACGACCGGGACACATCTTTCCCCTGCGAGCCCGGCCCGGTGGGGTGCTCAAACGTGCGGGCCACACCGAAGCAGCCGTGGACCTGGCGCAGCTGGCGGGACTCACCCCGTCAGGTGTGATCTGCGAGATCCAGAACAGTGATGGCTCTATGGCCCGTCTCCCTGAACTGCGTGCTTATGCCGACACCTGGGGATTGAAGCTGATCAGCATCGCTGAATTGATCCGCTACCGACTCGAAAATGAACGGTTTGTGCGACGACAGGCCCATGCGGAGCTGCCCAGTCAGTTCGGTTCCTTCCAGGCCATCGGCTATCGCAATGAACTGGATGGCTCGGAGCACGTCGCCCTCGTCAAAGGCGACCCTGCCTCCCTGCGGGAACCGGTGCTGGTGCGAATGCATTCGGAATGTCTGACGGGTGATGCCTTCGGCTCTCTGCGTTGCGATTGCCGCCCTCAGCTGGAGGCAGCACTGCGGCAGATCGAACGCGAGGAGGAGGGCGTTGTGGTGTATCTGCGACAGGAAGGCCGTGGGATCGGTCTGATCAACAAACTGCGCGCCTACAGCCTGCAGGACGGCGGCTTGGACACTGTGGAAGCCAATGAAAGGCTTGGATTTCCAGCTGATCTGCGCAATTACGGGGTGGGGGCCCAGATCCTCACGGATCTCGGCATCCATCGCCTGCGACTCCTCACCAACAACCCGCGCAAGATCGCCGGTCTCGGAGGGTATGGCCTTCAGGTGGAAGAACGGGTCCCCCTTGTGATGGACGCCGGTGATCACAACGCCGAGTACCTGGCTGCCAAGCGCGACAAGCTCGGTCATCTCATGGACAGTGATGGGCCCTGCACCGTTCTCGCCCTCGCTGTCAACGACTCGACCGACAGCCTTCCAGCCATCCGCGCACGGGTGGAAGACCTCGCTCGAATCCACGGGCAGGCCTTGGAGGCACTGCATGAGCCTCGCCTGCTTGCCCTCTGGGACCGACCACAGTTCGTCTGGAAACTCACCCCCGATGTCGCGAATCCAATGGAACTGCTCAAGGCAATCGCAGAGCTGGAATCGAGCCGACGGATTGGTTTACTGCGGGTGAACACCGAACGCAGTGCACTCCACCCCTCTCAAACCCTGGAACGGGAAGAGCACGCGATGCAGGATCTGATCAACGCCAGAGAGGACGCCCATCTCAGCGGGCGTCCGTCCCTGATGCATTGGACCGCAGAGGACTGATCAGTCCTGAATGGTCAATTTGTTGATCTTGGATCCGTTGTTGAGCTTCAGCACCACGTCCATGTTGCCGGTGTGACCGAAGACGGTGTGCACGCCGTCCAGATGTGGCTGAGCTTCGTGGCAGATGTAGAACTGTGATCCACCGGTGTTGCGACCGGCATGGGCCATGGCGAGGGTGCCGGCCTGATGTTTCTGTCCATTGATCTCACAGTCAATCTGATAGCCAGGCCCACCGGTGCCGGCCATTCCGCGAGCACCCTCACGGCTGTTAGGGCACCCGCCCTGAGCCATGAAGCCGGGGATCACACGGTGAAAGGCCAGGCCGTCATAGAAGCCCTCCTTGGCTAGTTTCACGAAATTGGCCACCGTGTTGGGAGCATCGGACTCAAACAGCTCGAGCTTGATCTGCCCGGCGTCGGTGTCCATCAGAGCCTTGGTCATGGTGGCGCGAGCAAAACTGGAGTGTAGTGAGAGGCCCCCCATGCTCGACCTCAGCGAAGCCCGTGTTGGTGTGATCGGCGGCAGCGGCCTCTATGCCATGCCAGGCCTGGACCAGGCGGAGGAGCTGAGGCTGGACACGCCCTTCGGGCAACCTTCTGATGTTCTGCGGCTGGGGAAACTTCAGGGCATGGAGACGGTGTTTCTGGCTCGCCATGGCCGACACCATCAGTTGTTGCCTCGAGAGGTTCCTTATCAGGCGAACATCTGGGCGATGCGTCAGCTGAACGTCCGCTGGCTGATCTCGGTGTCCGCCGTGGGGTCACTGCAGGACCATCTGCGCCCACGGGACATGGTGGTGCCGGATCAATTCATCGATCGAACCCAGCAACGTCCGCAGTCGTTCTTCGGTTATGGCTGCGTCGCGCACGTGAGCCTGGCGGATCCGTTCTGCTCTCGATTAAGCGAACTCCTGGCGGAGGCGGCTGAATCGGCAATGCCGGCGGGCCAGCACCTCCACCGGGGTGGAACGTACCTCTGCATGGAGGGCCCCGCCTTCTCGACCCGTGCCGAAAGCATGCTTTATCGGAGCTGGGGCTGCTCCGTTATCGGCATGACAAACCACACGGAAGCGCGATTGGCCCGAGAGGCTGAGCTCGCCTACGCATCCCTGTCGATGGTCACCGACTTCGATTGTTGGCACAACGACCACGATGCCGTCAGCGTTGAGATGGTGGTCGGCAACCTCAAGGCCAATGCCGTGGCCACCGAACCGATCCTCAGTCAGCTGACGCTGAGCCTCAGAGATCAGCGGCCCAGCTCCGAGGCCCATACAGCCCTGGCCGATGCCTTGATCACGGCCCCGGAGCACGTGCCGGATCAGACTCGGGAACGGCTGAATCTGTTCACCCGTCCCTATTGGGGATCCTTCCCTCAGGATTGAGCCAGATCGACCCCCTGGCTGGTCAGCGCATCGCGAAGCTGACCGTTGTGTGAACGAAGCAGCTCCCGGGCATCGTCAGGCGCGAGGCCAGCGGCAGCGATCAGCAGAGCCAATTTCACCGAGCCATCGGCCTGGGCCAGCAAGGTGAGGCCACGGTCGCGCTCCACACCGGCAAGGTCCCTCAGGATGCGAAGGGAGCGGTCCACCAGTTTGCTGTTGCTGGCAGACACATCCACCATCCGATTGCCGAACACCTTGCCCAGCCGAACCATGACGGCGGTCGACATGATGTTCAAAGCCATCTTGGTGGCAGTTCCCGCTTTGAGCCGGGTGGAACCGGTGAGCAGCTCCGGCCCCGTCAGGAGACGGATGTCGATGTCGCAGGGGAGTGGTGCCTGATCACTCGGAACGCAGGCCATGGCAACGGCCAGAGCGCCGATGTCGCAGGCGTGGCGAAGCCCGCCCCGCACGTAAGGCGTGGTGCCGCCAGCGGCGATGCCCACCAGGCAGTCATCAGCGCCAAAGCCCCGCTGATCCAGATCCTCGCGTCCAGCATTCTCCAGATCTTCCAGCCCCTCGGAACTGCGCAGCAGGGCGGGAGCACCACCGG
This window contains:
- a CDS encoding M61 family metallopeptidase; translated protein: MNGDVDVHLDLVRPEEQRIRVTMRWTPSTSRQILQFPLWTPGSYTIRDPVQHLHSLELTAATGPVSLRRLAPNQWLADHVDSIPHRLTYVVEARDLTVRTAFVDPEFASFSLAAVVMELDGCRWSPHRLGVSCADTWQVHCPLSWEGDGWRANDFDELLDSPVQAGPFHGQPFHVLDHQHTLLLMGDPPGGWPTTLKADVERICEATCQLMGTPPPAGDRYQLVIQMLDSGYGGLEHDHCAVLQFNWAALSKPDGYRQLLQLVGHEYLHQWNVRRLRPQEFRPYDYGHPVVSEGLWFAEGITSYFDLVLPLLAGTSDRSTLLQDLGDELSRVLMAPGRRVQSLAASAEEAWVKLYKSTVVSIDSQISYYRLGAASAFCLDVRLRQRGSSLAEQLRALWKTHGQVGRGFVRGDLTLLLKAIDPELAEDLDRWLDRPDSLPLQDIAGLIGARFDPVPLKRPDLGLTLADMNGRVVVKRAAVDGPGRAAALVPGDELIAVDGRRVGAAAEVSSLLRVDDPALITYARRSCLGTTKLRPVAGVERWCLSWEPAASSEQLFLRDRWFRFL
- a CDS encoding DUF1257 domain-containing protein codes for the protein MSHLSILPTVYTRPDLLEASLRHEGFDVVIGAVMAPFNGKSHPVDLLASLADDSPSLGWIQGDDGGEVTMVGDLQRLARNQGLKARLQRVARQYALLAALESMDGFGSSATMTIETP
- the purN gene encoding phosphoribosylglycinamide formyltransferase — its product is MPAFTDPSQQSPSDQALIHPTSAPAFDGALPIRVGVMASGNGSNFEALATAIRDRRINAEIALLVVNNPGCGAQHRAERRGIPWQLINHRDYDSRTALDRDLVDRFRTAEVEGIVMAGWMRIVTGELIKAFPDRLINIHPSLLPSFRGLDGVGQALKAGVRLAGCTVHLVTEDLDAGPILVQAAVPVLETDDHDSLSKRIQLQEHRILPSGLMLAAQRWRQG
- the argC gene encoding N-acetyl-gamma-glutamyl-phosphate reductase, with the translated sequence MAGGGQGQGRVAVVGASGYGGLQTLRLLQGHPSLTVTFLGGERSAGRRWSSICSFLPLPDDPVVQSADPDRIAEAADYAVLSLPNGLACQLAPELLQRGVRVVDLSADFRYRSLEQWSQVYSQEASRLSRQDSDLCREAVYGLPEWHGPAIAEAMLVAAPGCFPTASLMPLLPFLKQGLIETDGIIIDAKTGTSGGGRVPKEAMLLAEASESIAPYGVIGHRHTSEIEQMAQEVAGQDVRLQFTPHLVPMVRGLLSTVYARLRDPGLTAEDCTTVLEAVYRHHPCVSVLPVGTYPATKWARHTNRALVSVQVDTRTGQMILMSAIDNLIKGQAGQGVQCLNLMHGLPPETGLPLQSFYP
- the ribBA gene encoding bifunctional 3,4-dihydroxy-2-butanone-4-phosphate synthase/GTP cyclohydrolase II, producing MNKLQNCRLLNSSTPHQQDDPIRFDDIAEALTAIRNGACVVVVDDEQRENEGDLICAAQFATPEAINFMATEARGLICLAMEGKRLDELDLPLMVDRNTDANETAFTVSIDAGAEHGVSTGISAEDRARTIQVALNPKTRPAELRRPGHIFPLRARPGGVLKRAGHTEAAVDLAQLAGLTPSGVICEIQNSDGSMARLPELRAYADTWGLKLISIAELIRYRLENERFVRRQAHAELPSQFGSFQAIGYRNELDGSEHVALVKGDPASLREPVLVRMHSECLTGDAFGSLRCDCRPQLEAALRQIEREEEGVVVYLRQEGRGIGLINKLRAYSLQDGGLDTVEANERLGFPADLRNYGVGAQILTDLGIHRLRLLTNNPRKIAGLGGYGLQVEERVPLVMDAGDHNAEYLAAKRDKLGHLMDSDGPCTVLALAVNDSTDSLPAIRARVEDLARIHGQALEALHEPRLLALWDRPQFVWKLTPDVANPMELLKAIAELESSRRIGLLRVNTERSALHPSQTLEREEHAMQDLINAREDAHLSGRPSLMHWTAED
- a CDS encoding peptidylprolyl isomerase, whose amino-acid sequence is MTKALMDTDAGQIKLELFESDAPNTVANFVKLAKEGFYDGLAFHRVIPGFMAQGGCPNSREGARGMAGTGGPGYQIDCEINGQKHQAGTLAMAHAGRNTGGSQFYICHEAQPHLDGVHTVFGHTGNMDVVLKLNNGSKINKLTIQD
- the mtnP gene encoding S-methyl-5'-thioadenosine phosphorylase, whose protein sequence is MLDLSEARVGVIGGSGLYAMPGLDQAEELRLDTPFGQPSDVLRLGKLQGMETVFLARHGRHHQLLPREVPYQANIWAMRQLNVRWLISVSAVGSLQDHLRPRDMVVPDQFIDRTQQRPQSFFGYGCVAHVSLADPFCSRLSELLAEAAESAMPAGQHLHRGGTYLCMEGPAFSTRAESMLYRSWGCSVIGMTNHTEARLAREAELAYASLSMVTDFDCWHNDHDAVSVEMVVGNLKANAVATEPILSQLTLSLRDQRPSSEAHTALADALITAPEHVPDQTRERLNLFTRPYWGSFPQD
- the murQ gene encoding N-acetylmuramic acid 6-phosphate etherase; this translates as MGRFQVDRAVSEDRGHLLTEQSNPRSTALDRLDTIDLVQLFVEEDRQPQQAVAAASAAISTAVDGIASRLKAGGRLFYLGAGTSGRLGVLDAAECPPTFCSDPEMVQGVLAGGAPALLRSSEGLEDLENAGREDLDQRGFGADDCLVGIAAGGTTPYVRGGLRHACDIGALAVAMACVPSDQAPLPCDIDIRLLTGPELLTGSTRLKAGTATKMALNIMSTAVMVRLGKVFGNRMVDVSASNSKLVDRSLRILRDLAGVERDRGLTLLAQADGSVKLALLIAAAGLAPDDARELLRSHNGQLRDALTSQGVDLAQS